From a single Aestuariibius sp. HNIBRBA575 genomic region:
- a CDS encoding cytochrome b: MNAIAKSHGFVTKSIHWMSAGLIGYGYVKGLDNVRQLGDPGVLQLEVGYAVLVGLLFALRLVWTKTLAGSTRLPDAAPRWEHLASRAVHMGLYASVFGIVLSGLGIALGYSIPALGGLFMTAMLGLHEGALSLLPLLLLAHIAGALWHKVVRRDGVLESMTGKLPI, from the coding sequence ATGAATGCTATCGCGAAGTCGCACGGATTTGTCACCAAATCCATTCATTGGATGTCGGCTGGCCTGATTGGTTACGGCTATGTCAAAGGGTTGGACAATGTGCGCCAGCTTGGTGATCCCGGCGTTCTACAACTAGAAGTGGGCTATGCTGTGCTGGTCGGGCTGTTGTTTGCGCTGCGATTGGTCTGGACCAAAACGCTTGCCGGATCGACGCGCCTGCCTGATGCCGCGCCGCGCTGGGAACATCTGGCATCGCGCGCGGTGCATATGGGCCTGTACGCATCGGTGTTTGGGATCGTTTTGTCGGGTTTGGGAATTGCGCTCGGCTATTCCATTCCGGCATTGGGCGGGCTGTTTATGACTGCGATGTTAGGGCTACACGAAGGGGCGTTATCGCTGTTGCCGCTGTTATTGTTGGCACATATCGCTGGGGCGTTATGGCACAAAGTTGTGCGCCGTGACGGTGTGCTAGAAAGCATGACAGGCAAGCTGCCAATATAG